One stretch of Lottiidibacillus patelloidae DNA includes these proteins:
- a CDS encoding PLDc N-terminal domain-containing protein, translated as MEIPLAIGFFFFIFIGGFILNILTSIWAYRDALRKGNSKEYAVIILVATICFPIVGLIVYLIIRKDRY; from the coding sequence TTGGAGATACCTTTAGCTATTGGATTTTTCTTTTTTATTTTTATTGGTGGCTTTATTTTAAATATCTTAACGAGCATTTGGGCTTATCGCGATGCTCTTCGTAAAGGAAACAGTAAAGAATATGCAGTAATTATATTAGTAGCAACAATTTGCTTCCCAATCGTAGGACTAATAGTATATTTAATTATTCGAAAAGATCGTTATTAA